The Pseudomonas azotoformans genome has a segment encoding these proteins:
- a CDS encoding FTR1 family protein, whose protein sequence is MTAPFRFLAWLLLPALMSCSVNLLAATAEGAPQALHLLDYIGADYPPTVEAGKVIDESEYREQVEFLGVLQGLVAELPQRPDRAALVKGVDELLAAVTAHQDGATVARQARQLGAQLAVAYEVSQAPAITPDPTRGAPLYAQHCSVCHGTAGAGDGPASVGMTPPPANLRDPVRLDRLSLYAIYNTLGLGVEGTDMPSFADQLDDRQRWDLATYIAGFTADPAAAKSEQPFNLADLARQTPNEVLAANGEAAATTFRAQRAQPPQVKRGPAQLLDYTSTTLDKSLAAFRNGDHEQAYDLSVAAYLEGFELVESSLDNVDANVRKDTEKALMAYRQSLQDGLPVEQVQQRLDLAKGKLTESAGLLGSDGLSWSLSYISGLLILLREGLEAILVLAAILAFLRNTGQQSAVRSVNVGWGLALLAGLATWALAAYVIDVSGAQRELLEGCTALFASVMVLWLGVWMHDRRHAAAWQDYIKSSLVGGGGRFGFAMLAFFSVYRELFEVILFYETLWLQAGPAGHNAVLAGGATALVLLVGLAWVILRGSAKLPLALFFGINAALLCALSVVFAGHGVKALQEAGIFGTRPVAFFDFDWLGIHADAYSLSAQAVAILAIVVLYGRSRLAEKRRVAA, encoded by the coding sequence ATGACTGCCCCCTTCCGTTTTCTCGCCTGGCTACTGTTGCCGGCGTTGATGTCGTGCAGCGTCAACCTGTTGGCCGCAACTGCCGAGGGCGCCCCGCAAGCCCTGCATTTGCTCGACTACATTGGCGCTGACTATCCACCGACGGTGGAGGCGGGCAAGGTTATCGATGAATCCGAATACCGCGAACAGGTGGAGTTTCTCGGCGTGTTGCAAGGGTTGGTGGCAGAGTTGCCTCAGCGCCCGGATCGCGCGGCGTTGGTCAAAGGTGTCGATGAACTGTTAGCGGCGGTAACCGCCCATCAGGACGGCGCAACGGTTGCTCGGCAAGCCCGGCAATTAGGTGCCCAACTGGCCGTGGCCTATGAAGTCAGCCAGGCTCCGGCAATCACCCCTGATCCAACCCGCGGCGCACCGCTCTACGCCCAGCATTGCTCGGTGTGCCACGGCACGGCGGGCGCCGGTGATGGCCCGGCCAGCGTCGGCATGACGCCGCCACCGGCCAATCTGCGCGACCCTGTGCGCCTGGACCGCTTGAGCCTCTATGCGATCTACAACACCCTCGGCCTTGGCGTCGAAGGCACCGACATGCCGTCCTTCGCCGACCAACTGGACGACCGTCAGCGCTGGGACCTGGCCACCTATATCGCCGGTTTCACCGCAGACCCGGCCGCCGCGAAAAGCGAGCAACCGTTCAACCTCGCCGACCTGGCCCGCCAGACGCCGAACGAAGTCCTGGCCGCCAACGGTGAAGCTGCCGCCACGACATTCCGTGCCCAGCGTGCGCAACCGCCGCAGGTCAAGCGTGGCCCGGCGCAGCTGCTCGACTACACCTCCACCACCCTGGACAAGAGCCTGGCCGCATTCCGTAACGGCGACCACGAGCAGGCCTACGACCTGTCGGTAGCCGCGTACCTGGAAGGCTTTGAGCTGGTGGAAAGCTCGCTGGATAACGTCGACGCCAACGTGCGCAAAGACACCGAGAAGGCGCTGATGGCCTATCGGCAGTCGTTGCAGGACGGTTTGCCGGTCGAGCAAGTGCAGCAACGCCTGGATCTGGCCAAAGGCAAGCTCACCGAATCCGCTGGCTTGCTGGGCAGTGATGGCCTGAGCTGGTCGCTGAGTTACATCTCCGGCTTGCTGATCCTGCTGCGTGAAGGCCTGGAAGCCATCTTGGTGCTTGCTGCGATCCTCGCGTTCCTGCGTAACACAGGCCAGCAGTCGGCAGTGCGCAGCGTCAACGTGGGTTGGGGCCTGGCGTTGCTGGCGGGTCTGGCGACCTGGGCGTTGGCCGCGTATGTGATTGACGTAAGTGGTGCGCAGCGCGAACTGCTGGAAGGCTGCACGGCGCTGTTCGCCAGTGTGATGGTGCTGTGGCTCGGCGTGTGGATGCACGACCGGCGCCACGCCGCCGCTTGGCAGGACTACATCAAGAGCAGCCTGGTGGGCGGCGGCGGTCGGTTCGGCTTTGCGATGCTGGCGTTCTTCTCGGTGTACCGCGAGCTGTTTGAAGTGATCCTGTTCTACGAAACCCTGTGGCTGCAAGCCGGCCCGGCCGGGCACAACGCGGTGCTGGCGGGTGGCGCCACGGCTCTGGTGCTGTTGGTGGGCCTGGCGTGGGTGATCCTGCGCGGTTCGGCGAAGCTGCCGCTGGCGTTGTTTTTCGGGATCAACGCGGCGTTGCTGTGTGCGTTGTCGGTGGTGTTCGCCGGGCATGGCGTGAAGGCGTTGCAGGAAGCCGGTATCTTCGGCACGCGGCCGGTGGCGTTCTTTGACTTCGACTGGCTGGGCATCCACGCCGATGCGTACTCACTGAGTGCACAGGCCGTGGCGATCCTGGCGATTGTGGTGCTGTATGGCCGCAGCCGCCTGGCCGAGAAGCGCCGAGTGGCAGCCTGA
- a CDS encoding COG3014 family protein yields the protein MAFRALPFLALSAVTLLSGCSMFRSYDTELQATNQQLASGNVDAALTLLEKNNSGEDKDLLYFFEKGELLRAKGDLTGSQTAWRSADLQVYKWEEAVKFDSAKYLAQFGSFLANDKVRRYEGYDYEKVMLTTQMALNLLALNDFDGARTEIKKTHEREAVIAELRDKEYLKREDEAEREGVTTQMKDLRGYPVAALDAPEVVGLKNSYQSAFSHYLAGFVYEALGEKDLAAPGYRKAAELRPNTPLLEQALLDLDKSKVGVDETDVLIVVQSGLAPARDSIRLPIPIPINGNLVITPLSFPVIKADTSTATFAQIGVDGQQQNLTALNSTTAMSRRALRDDMPGIILRTTVRAVTRGVAQNNLNKTNPMAGLVLGIASAVTEGADTRTWRTLPDMTQVTRLRLKHGEHQVSLPNALGGTLVTVKADQRYQVITLRVVGNQVFAGGLAAHVVPSTATQAIALKQP from the coding sequence ATGGCATTTCGCGCTTTACCTTTTCTTGCGCTCTCGGCGGTGACGTTGTTGTCGGGCTGTTCGATGTTTCGCAGCTATGACACCGAGTTGCAGGCGACCAATCAGCAGTTGGCCAGCGGGAATGTCGACGCGGCGTTGACGCTGTTGGAGAAGAACAACAGCGGTGAAGACAAGGACTTGCTCTATTTCTTCGAGAAGGGTGAGTTGCTGCGGGCCAAGGGTGATTTGACGGGGAGCCAGACCGCCTGGCGCAGTGCTGATCTGCAAGTCTACAAATGGGAAGAGGCGGTCAAGTTCGACAGCGCCAAGTACCTGGCCCAGTTCGGCAGTTTCCTCGCCAACGACAAGGTGCGGCGCTACGAAGGCTATGACTACGAAAAAGTCATGCTGACCACGCAGATGGCGCTGAACCTGCTGGCCTTGAACGACTTCGACGGCGCACGCACCGAGATCAAGAAGACCCACGAACGCGAAGCGGTGATCGCGGAACTGCGGGATAAGGAATACCTCAAGCGCGAGGACGAAGCCGAGCGTGAAGGCGTGACCACCCAGATGAAAGACCTGCGCGGCTACCCGGTGGCAGCCCTCGACGCGCCGGAAGTGGTCGGTCTGAAGAACAGTTACCAGAGTGCGTTCAGCCATTACCTGGCCGGCTTCGTCTACGAAGCCCTGGGCGAGAAGGACCTGGCCGCGCCTGGCTATCGCAAGGCGGCCGAGTTGCGCCCCAATACCCCCTTGCTGGAACAGGCCCTGCTGGATCTGGACAAATCCAAGGTCGGTGTCGATGAAACCGACGTGCTGATCGTGGTGCAAAGTGGCCTGGCGCCGGCCCGCGACTCGATTCGCCTGCCGATTCCGATCCCGATCAACGGTAACCTGGTGATCACCCCGCTGTCGTTCCCGGTGATCAAGGCCGATACGTCCACCGCGACCTTCGCCCAGATCGGTGTCGACGGCCAGCAACAGAACCTCACCGCACTCAACAGCACCACGGCCATGTCCCGCCGCGCCCTGCGCGATGACATGCCAGGGATCATCCTGCGCACCACGGTGCGTGCGGTCACCCGTGGTGTGGCGCAAAACAACCTGAACAAGACCAACCCTATGGCGGGCCTGGTGCTGGGTATCGCCTCGGCAGTCACTGAAGGTGCAGACACCCGGACCTGGCGCACCCTGCCGGACATGACCCAGGTGACGCGCCTGCGCCTCAAGCACGGCGAGCACCAGGTCAGCCTGCCCAACGCTCTGGGCGGCACGCTGGTGACGGTCAAGGCTGACCAGCGTTATCAGGTGATCACCCTGCGCGTGGTTGGCAACCAGGTATTCGCCGGTGGCCTGGCCGCCCATGTGGTGCCGAGCACCGCCACTCAGGCCATCGCCCTCAAACAACCTTAA
- a CDS encoding YcfL family protein has translation MRHFILGALALVLLAGCATPPPPEPGSAASKIVVMGKFKGIAVGAIRVARENGFLTAKVQLSNITSSNQMMYYRFAWLGADGFPVGDEETWKVLSLYANQATFLPAIANLPQAADFRLEVKTP, from the coding sequence ATGCGTCATTTCATCCTCGGCGCCCTGGCGCTGGTCCTGCTGGCCGGCTGCGCCACCCCGCCACCACCGGAGCCTGGCAGCGCCGCCAGCAAAATCGTGGTGATGGGCAAGTTCAAGGGCATCGCCGTCGGTGCCATCCGCGTTGCGCGTGAAAACGGCTTCCTGACTGCCAAGGTGCAGTTGAGCAACATCACCAGCAGTAACCAGATGATGTATTACCGCTTCGCCTGGCTGGGAGCCGACGGCTTCCCGGTGGGCGACGAAGAAACCTGGAAAGTGCTGAGCCTGTACGCCAACCAGGCGACCTTCCTGCCGGCCATCGCCAACTTGCCTCAAGCGGCGGACTTCCGCCTTGAAGTGAAGACGCCTTGA
- the lpoB gene encoding penicillin-binding protein activator LpoB, with protein sequence MLARFSILAVVALLASGCSNTSPVLGSKNINYGDTKAVETITNEFGSTDLQMIAESMTRSLAQSGILQGRPVVQVYDVKNKTSEYIDTREITTSIKTQLMKTGTARFASDNTDMQSQVDQLKLQNQSGLYKKSTVSKTGNMVAAKYRLEGSISSIVKRSSDYKDVFYKFSLQLVDVESGLAEWMDEKEIRKTTER encoded by the coding sequence ATGCTTGCACGCTTCTCGATCCTCGCCGTGGTTGCCCTGCTGGCCAGCGGTTGCTCCAACACCTCGCCTGTACTGGGCAGCAAGAACATCAACTACGGCGACACCAAGGCCGTGGAAACGATCACCAACGAGTTCGGCTCCACCGACCTGCAGATGATCGCCGAAAGCATGACCCGCTCCCTCGCCCAGTCCGGCATCCTGCAGGGCCGCCCGGTGGTGCAGGTGTATGACGTAAAGAACAAAACCAGCGAGTACATCGATACCCGCGAGATCACCACGTCGATCAAGACCCAGCTGATGAAGACCGGCACCGCCCGCTTCGCCAGCGACAACACCGACATGCAAAGCCAGGTCGACCAGCTCAAGCTGCAGAACCAGAGCGGCCTGTACAAGAAGTCCACCGTCAGCAAGACCGGCAACATGGTCGCCGCCAAGTACCGCCTGGAAGGCTCCATCAGTTCCATCGTCAAGCGCAGCTCGGACTACAAGGACGTGTTCTACAAATTCAGCCTGCAACTGGTCGACGTCGAGAGCGGCCTGGCCGAATGGATGGACGAAAAAGAAATCCGCAAGACCACGGAGCGCTAA
- a CDS encoding LysE family transporter — MALDTWLAFFLASWIISLSPGAGAIASMSSGLQYGFLRGYWNAIGLQLGLAMQIAVVACGLGAILATSSTAFYAIKWFGVAYLVYLAIKQWRALPMDMTDDAAVRPIGKPMAMMFRGFLVNASNPKALVFMLAVLPQFVNPQAPLLTQYLILGATMICVDMVVMAGYTGLASKVLRLLRTPKQQKRMNRTFAGLFVGAAGFLASLHRATA; from the coding sequence ATGGCACTCGATACGTGGCTGGCCTTTTTCCTGGCCAGTTGGATCATCTCCCTTTCCCCTGGCGCTGGCGCCATCGCCTCGATGTCCAGCGGCCTGCAATATGGTTTCCTGCGCGGTTACTGGAACGCGATTGGCCTGCAACTGGGCCTGGCGATGCAGATTGCCGTCGTGGCATGCGGCCTGGGTGCCATCCTGGCGACATCCTCCACCGCGTTCTATGCAATCAAATGGTTTGGCGTCGCGTACCTGGTGTATCTGGCCATCAAGCAATGGCGCGCGTTGCCCATGGACATGACCGATGACGCGGCCGTGCGCCCGATCGGCAAGCCGATGGCGATGATGTTCCGTGGTTTCCTGGTGAATGCCAGCAACCCCAAGGCCTTGGTGTTCATGCTGGCGGTGCTGCCGCAGTTCGTGAACCCGCAGGCGCCGCTGCTGACCCAGTACCTGATCCTGGGTGCGACGATGATCTGCGTCGATATGGTGGTGATGGCGGGGTATACGGGGTTGGCGTCGAAGGTATTGCGCCTGTTGCGTACGCCTAAACAACAGAAGCGTATGAACCGTACGTTTGCCGGGTTGTTTGTTGGGGCGGCTGGCTTTCTCGCCAGCCTTCATCGCGCGACCGCGTAA
- a CDS encoding mechanosensitive ion channel family protein translates to MEALQLPIPTQWVEPVWVGVQILLILLAGYLAQRFVAKGLTRLGERYPFPPQLLMPLRGGLRWLIMGSALIFVLGRLGVSATVLWTALSGFVAVAAVAFFAMWSVLSNLLCAILIFTVGPFRLGDIVELVDTVDKPGVKGRVVAINLLYTTLIEVAEAGTDSAMVQVPNSLFFQRSVRRWPGTHVFPGDR, encoded by the coding sequence ATGGAAGCGTTGCAGCTGCCGATACCGACACAGTGGGTCGAGCCCGTCTGGGTTGGCGTGCAAATCCTGCTCATCCTGCTGGCGGGTTACCTTGCCCAGCGCTTCGTCGCCAAAGGCCTGACCCGGCTGGGTGAGCGCTACCCATTCCCGCCGCAGCTGCTGATGCCGCTGCGCGGTGGCTTGCGCTGGCTGATCATGGGCAGTGCGCTGATCTTCGTGCTGGGCCGCCTGGGTGTGTCCGCCACAGTGCTGTGGACGGCGTTGTCCGGGTTTGTCGCGGTCGCAGCCGTGGCGTTCTTCGCCATGTGGTCGGTGTTGTCCAACCTGCTGTGCGCCATCCTGATCTTCACCGTCGGGCCGTTTCGCCTGGGCGATATCGTCGAATTGGTGGATACCGTCGACAAACCAGGGGTGAAGGGCCGGGTCGTGGCGATCAATCTGCTCTACACCACGTTGATCGAAGTGGCAGAAGCGGGGACTGACAGCGCGATGGTGCAAGTGCCCAACAGCCTGTTTTTCCAGCGTTCGGTGCGGCGTTGGCCAGGTACCCATGTGTTTCCGGGCGACCGCTAG
- a CDS encoding ATP-binding cassette domain-containing protein codes for MIRLQSLTLQRGPQRLLEDAELTLHAGHKAGLIGANGAGKSTLFALLLGELTPDSGDCLLPADWRIAHMRQEIDTLDRIAIDYVLDGDLRLRQVQHDLAEAEKAQDGAAQARLHSELDSADGYTADARARKMLAGLGFTNEQMDRPVADFSGGWRMRLNLAQALMCPSDLLLLDEPTNHLDLDAILWLEDFLKSYQGTLLLISHDRDFLDAVVDNIAHVEQKKITLYRGGYTAFERARAERLAQQQQAFEKQQAQRAHMESYIARFKAQATKARQAQSRIKALERMEELSAAHVDSPFDFVFRESVKISSPLLDLSDARLGYGDKTILEKVKLQLTPGARIGLLGPNGAGKSTLIKNLSGELSPLAGRLTRGENTVVGYFAQHQLDSLDSKASPLLHLQRLAPTEREQTLRDFLGGFDFRGARIDEPVLNFSGGEKARLALALIAWDRPNLLLLDEPTNHLDLEMRLALTMALQEFSGAVLVVSHDRHLLKSTTDNFLLVADGKVEEFDGDLDDYARWLTDYRLRNAPVSNTPVNPDKTDKKAQRQAAAALRQQLAPHKREADKLEAELGKVHERLAKIEASLGDSAVYEAARKDELRDLLAEQAKLKVREGQLEETWMEALELLETLQAELEALS; via the coding sequence ATGATCCGACTTCAAAGCCTAACATTACAGCGTGGCCCGCAACGTCTTCTCGAAGACGCCGAGCTGACCCTGCACGCCGGTCACAAAGCCGGCCTGATCGGTGCCAACGGCGCCGGCAAATCCACGTTGTTCGCCCTGTTGCTGGGTGAGCTGACCCCGGATTCCGGGGACTGCTTGCTGCCGGCCGACTGGCGCATCGCCCATATGCGCCAGGAGATCGACACCCTGGACCGCATCGCGATCGACTACGTGCTCGATGGCGACCTGCGCCTGCGCCAGGTGCAACACGACCTGGCCGAGGCCGAGAAAGCCCAGGACGGCGCCGCCCAGGCCCGCCTGCACTCGGAGCTCGACAGCGCCGACGGCTACACCGCCGATGCCCGCGCCCGCAAGATGCTCGCCGGCCTTGGCTTTACCAACGAGCAGATGGACCGTCCGGTCGCGGACTTCTCCGGCGGCTGGCGCATGCGCCTGAACCTGGCCCAGGCCCTGATGTGCCCGTCGGACCTGTTGCTGCTCGACGAACCGACCAACCACTTGGACCTCGATGCGATCCTGTGGCTGGAAGACTTCCTCAAGAGTTACCAGGGCACCTTGCTGCTGATTTCCCACGACCGGGATTTCCTCGACGCCGTGGTCGACAACATCGCCCACGTCGAACAGAAGAAAATCACGCTGTACCGTGGCGGCTACACCGCGTTCGAACGTGCTCGTGCCGAACGCCTGGCCCAGCAGCAACAGGCGTTCGAGAAGCAACAGGCGCAACGTGCGCACATGGAAAGCTACATTGCCCGCTTCAAGGCCCAGGCCACCAAGGCCCGCCAGGCCCAAAGCCGGATCAAGGCACTGGAGCGCATGGAGGAGCTGTCGGCGGCCCACGTCGATTCGCCGTTCGACTTCGTGTTTCGCGAGTCGGTGAAGATCTCCAGCCCGTTGCTGGATCTCTCCGATGCACGCCTGGGTTATGGCGACAAAACCATCCTGGAAAAAGTGAAGCTGCAACTCACGCCGGGTGCGCGCATTGGTTTACTCGGCCCTAACGGTGCGGGTAAGTCGACGCTGATCAAGAACCTGTCGGGTGAGCTGTCGCCATTGGCCGGCCGCCTGACCCGTGGCGAGAACACGGTGGTGGGCTACTTCGCCCAGCATCAGCTGGACTCTCTCGATTCCAAGGCCAGCCCGTTGCTGCACCTGCAGCGCCTGGCGCCGACCGAGCGCGAACAAACCCTGCGCGATTTCCTCGGTGGTTTCGACTTCCGTGGTGCGCGCATCGACGAGCCGGTGCTGAACTTCTCCGGCGGCGAAAAAGCCCGTCTGGCCCTGGCATTGATCGCCTGGGACCGTCCGAACCTGCTGCTGCTCGACGAACCGACCAACCACCTGGACCTGGAAATGCGCCTGGCGCTGACCATGGCCCTGCAGGAGTTCAGCGGCGCGGTACTGGTGGTGTCTCACGATCGCCATTTGCTCAAGAGCACCACGGATAACTTCCTGCTGGTGGCGGACGGCAAAGTCGAGGAATTCGACGGCGACCTGGACGACTACGCGCGCTGGCTGACGGACTACCGCCTGCGCAACGCGCCGGTCAGCAACACCCCGGTCAACCCGGACAAGACCGACAAAAAGGCCCAGCGCCAAGCCGCCGCCGCGTTGCGTCAGCAACTCGCGCCGCACAAGCGTGAGGCTGACAAGCTGGAAGCCGAGTTGGGCAAGGTGCATGAGCGCCTGGCCAAGATCGAAGCCAGCCTGGGCGACAGCGCCGTCTACGAGGCCGCCCGCAAGGATGAGTTGCGCGACCTGCTGGCCGAACAGGCCAAGCTCAAGGTGCGTGAAGGGCAATTGGAGGAGACCTGGATGGAAGCTCTCGAATTGCTCGAAACCCTGCAAGCGGAGCTGGAGGCGCTGTCCTGA
- a CDS encoding TIGR02444 family protein: MCADLWSFALSTYARPGVEAACLRLQAQGADVCLLLCGAWLEQRAVTVTAERIQALRQVARPWQTGVIEPLRHLRTQWRAMAQQDRDLAGLRERVKALELDAEQQLLARLEALAQLWQMGDAMGQQRWLEGLAAEDAANLDHDALQQLRVVATNT; the protein is encoded by the coding sequence ATGTGCGCTGACCTGTGGAGCTTTGCCCTCTCGACTTACGCCCGCCCGGGCGTGGAGGCCGCTTGCCTGCGTTTGCAGGCACAAGGGGCAGACGTGTGCCTGTTGTTGTGTGGCGCGTGGTTGGAGCAGCGTGCGGTGACAGTGACCGCCGAGCGTATACAGGCGCTGAGACAGGTCGCCAGGCCTTGGCAGACAGGCGTGATCGAACCGTTAAGACACCTACGCACTCAATGGCGCGCCATGGCACAGCAAGATAGGGATTTGGCGGGATTACGCGAACGGGTCAAGGCCCTGGAGCTGGACGCCGAACAGCAGTTGCTGGCACGTCTGGAAGCGTTGGCGCAACTGTGGCAGATGGGTGATGCGATGGGTCAGCAACGATGGCTGGAAGGACTGGCGGCTGAGGATGCCGCCAACCTTGACCACGACGCGCTGCAACAGCTGCGCGTCGTGGCCACCAACACTTAG
- a CDS encoding AlgP family protein: MSAKQKPVNTPLHLLQQLSGSLLEHLESACSQALADAEKLLAKLEKQRGKAQEKLHKSRTKLQDAATAGKAKAQAKAKDAVKELEDLLDALKDRQAETRAYISQLKKDAQESLKLAQGVGRVKEAVAKVLGARTPAKAVAASAAKKPASKAVAAKAPAKAAAKPAAKTAAAKPAAKPAAKTAAAKPAAKPAAKTAAAKPAAKPAAKTAAAKPAAKPTAKTAAAKPAAKPTAKTAAAKPAAKPVAKTAAAKPAAKPAAKTAAAKPVAKPVAKTAAAKPAAKPVAKPAAAKPAAKPAAKPAAAKPAAKPAAKPAAAKPAAKPAAKPAAAKPAAKPAAKPAAAKPAAKPAAAKPAVAKPAAAKPAPAKPATPAAPVASTAPTAPASSTTAPVATSTTPTSAS, translated from the coding sequence ATGTCGGCCAAACAGAAGCCTGTTAATACCCCGTTGCATTTACTCCAACAACTTTCGGGCAGCTTGCTCGAACATCTGGAAAGCGCTTGTTCCCAAGCTCTGGCCGATGCAGAAAAACTGCTCGCCAAGCTGGAAAAACAACGCGGTAAAGCGCAAGAGAAGCTGCACAAATCCCGCACCAAACTGCAAGACGCCGCCACTGCCGGCAAGGCCAAGGCACAAGCCAAAGCCAAAGACGCTGTCAAAGAACTTGAGGACCTGCTGGACGCCCTCAAGGATCGCCAAGCTGAAACCCGCGCCTATATTTCCCAACTGAAAAAAGATGCCCAGGAAAGCCTGAAGCTGGCCCAGGGCGTTGGTCGTGTGAAAGAAGCTGTGGCTAAAGTGCTGGGTGCTCGTACCCCTGCAAAAGCGGTTGCAGCGAGCGCGGCGAAAAAGCCAGCGAGCAAAGCTGTTGCTGCAAAGGCACCTGCTAAAGCTGCGGCAAAACCTGCTGCCAAAACTGCTGCTGCGAAACCAGCCGCCAAGCCAGCTGCTAAAACCGCTGCTGCAAAACCAGCCGCCAAGCCAGCTGCTAAAACCGCTGCTGCGAAACCAGCCGCCAAGCCAGCCGCTAAAACCGCTGCTGCAAAACCAGCCGCCAAGCCAACTGCTAAAACCGCTGCTGCAAAACCAGCCGCCAAGCCAACTGCTAAAACCGCTGCTGCAAAACCAGCCGCCAAGCCAGTTGCTAAAACCGCTGCTGCAAAACCAGCCGCCAAGCCAGCTGCTAAAACCGCTGCTGCAAAACCAGTCGCTAAGCCAGTGGCTAAAACCGCTGCTGCAAAACCAGCCGCTAAGCCAGTGGCTAAACCTGCTGCTGCGAAACCGGCCGCCAAGCCAGCTGCTAAACCTGCTGCTGCGAAACCGGCCGCCAAGCCAGCTGCTAAACCTGCTGCTGCGAAACCGGCCGCCAAGCCAGCTGCAAAACCTGCTGCTGCAAAACCGGCCGCCAAGCCAGCTGCAAAACCTGCTGCTGCAAAACCAGCTGCCAAACCAGCCGCAGCGAAGCCCGCCGTTGCCAAGCCAGCTGCCGCAAAACCAGCACCGGCCAAGCCAGCAACACCGGCTGCCCCGGTAGCGTCCACCGCTCCAACTGCACCGGCCAGCAGCACGACTGCCCCGGTAGCGACAAGCACCACCCCAACCAGCGCTTCCTAA
- a CDS encoding FKBP-type peptidyl-prolyl cis-trans isomerase: MSRYLFLVLGLAISVANASDQSSAKTVDQNQHDLAYSLGASLGERLRQEVPDLQIQALIDGLKQAYQGKPLALDNARIEAILAQHEAQNDADAQAPQSEKALAAEQQFLSKEKAAKGVRELADGILLTELTPGTGEKPKASDQVQVKYVGRLPDGTVFDQSTQPQWFRLNSVISGWSSALQQMPVGAKWRLVIPSAQAYGADGAGELIAPYTPLVFEIELLGTRP, translated from the coding sequence ATGTCGCGTTACCTTTTTCTTGTGCTGGGCTTGGCAATTTCGGTGGCCAATGCGAGCGATCAATCGTCGGCGAAAACCGTTGACCAGAATCAGCATGACCTCGCCTACAGCCTGGGCGCCAGCCTCGGCGAACGCCTGCGCCAGGAGGTTCCCGACCTGCAAATCCAGGCGCTGATCGATGGTCTCAAGCAGGCCTACCAAGGCAAACCCCTGGCGCTGGATAATGCCCGTATCGAAGCGATCCTTGCCCAACACGAAGCGCAAAACGACGCCGACGCGCAGGCGCCTCAAAGCGAAAAAGCACTCGCGGCCGAACAACAATTCCTGAGCAAAGAAAAAGCAGCAAAAGGCGTACGCGAATTGGCGGATGGGATCCTGCTGACTGAACTCACTCCCGGCACCGGTGAAAAACCCAAAGCCAGCGACCAGGTCCAAGTGAAATACGTGGGGCGGTTACCCGATGGGACAGTGTTCGACCAGAGCACACAACCACAATGGTTTCGTCTGAACAGTGTGATCAGCGGCTGGAGCAGCGCCTTGCAACAGATGCCGGTGGGAGCAAAATGGCGCCTGGTGATTCCATCGGCCCAGGCCTATGGCGCCGATGGCGCCGGCGAATTGATTGCGCCTTACACGCCACTGGTGTTCGAGATCGAATTGCTCGGCACGCGCCCTTGA
- a CDS encoding Rsd/AlgQ family anti-sigma factor: MLESCQNAQERWGGVHKLIDSWLKARHELVRAFDALGAKPEALAQNREPLQDFCGVLVDYVSAGHFGVYEQLTKEAEAFDDQRGLDLAETLYPRIDVITEKLLEFTDLCDAGNCVADKFKELGALLHERFELEDCLIEVLHNAHKEESATQA; the protein is encoded by the coding sequence ATGCTGGAAAGTTGTCAGAATGCTCAGGAACGCTGGGGTGGGGTGCACAAGCTGATCGACAGCTGGCTGAAGGCACGTCACGAACTGGTTCGGGCCTTTGATGCGCTCGGCGCCAAGCCCGAGGCACTGGCGCAGAACCGCGAACCGTTGCAGGATTTCTGCGGTGTGTTGGTGGACTACGTGTCAGCCGGTCATTTCGGCGTCTACGAACAACTGACCAAGGAGGCGGAAGCCTTCGACGATCAGCGTGGCCTGGATTTGGCTGAGACCCTTTACCCGCGCATCGATGTCATCACCGAAAAGCTGCTTGAGTTCACCGACCTGTGTGATGCGGGTAACTGCGTGGCAGATAAATTCAAAGAATTGGGCGCGTTGCTGCACGAACGATTCGAGCTGGAAGACTGCTTGATCGAAGTGCTGCACAACGCTCACAAGGAAGAGTCTGCTACCCAGGCTTGA